From a region of the Alosa sapidissima isolate fAloSap1 chromosome 9, fAloSap1.pri, whole genome shotgun sequence genome:
- the LOC121718516 gene encoding uncharacterized protein LOC121718516 yields the protein MGNNVAPQGKKISFNKSPRSAVSFSLYYSPVGRVGEGDQSTPRLRSLLNRGRRYLLLTSLPLSLSLSLTHSLSRGVLLQAVLVEAPRELSHESSSVIPPRCPSARAEEKKKWPKSKVQLVAHQPLTPSTTTIHHPRTHPPPNLCPGSGCHFWGGCVAMPPALAPLSLPGTMGSPRGDRGGLAVPQRGLPLPLPPLAMATVNQPNA from the exons ATGGGCAATAATGTGGCTCCGCAA GGAAAAAAGATTTCTTTCAACAAGTCCCCCAGAAGCGCAGTCTCGTTCTCGCTCTACTATTCACCGGTCGGTCGAGTCGGAGAAGGAGACCAATCAACTCCGCGTCTTCGCTCACTTCTCAATCGTGGTCGTCGGTACCTTCTTCTCACcagtttacctctctctctctctctctctctcactcactcgctaTCTCGCGGGGTGCTGCTGCAGGCTGTGCTCGTAGAAGCCCCTCGAGAGCTCTCTCACGAGTCCTCCTCTGTCATTCCTCCCCGTTGCCCGTCAGCTCGagcagaggagaaaaagaagtgGCCGAAATCAAAAGTGCAGCTCGTGGCGCA CCAACCCCTCACGCCATCAACCACCACCATCCACCATCCACGAACCCACCCGCCGCCTAATCTCTGCCCAGGGAGCGGTTGCCATTTCTGGGGAGGGTGTGTGGCAATGCCCCCCGCCCTGGCGCCCTTATCTCTGCCTGGCACCATGGGCAGCCCGAGAGGTGATAGAGGAGGATTGGCAGTGCCACAGCGGGGACTGCCTCTGCCGCTACCGCCGTTGGCGATGGCGACGGTGAACCAACCAAACGCATGA
- the LOC121719403 gene encoding NLR family CARD domain-containing protein 3-like has product MGDTTSKMGPSGMSVQGPSGAPHTHTALFTGPGGVALQSDLSEGVALKSDLSEEDAPYFSCEETSTDGSEPRSDVAQEHEPPRCGVCEQVLLKDRVIPPCGHCVCEECSASTTPEQAGSREDSACPLCTKEKRAIVVQSVVQDYKDRLKKRFEHIRDGGTQTLLRDVYAELHSTEGESEEDQAEEHEVWRVEQASKVQTEPSGTAAAGISCNDIFKASPGREAYVKTVLTTGVAGVGKTVSVHKFVLDWAEGRANQDVEFVFVLPFRILNLTEHTWRSLQQLLTELHPELAELTDPRLYEECKVVLVLDGLDESQLALSFQPGYALCDTNSFAAVDVLVANLVQGNLLPSAHVWITSRPAAADQIPAKYVDRYTEIRGFRDPQKEEYLRKRIADEPKVDQIMSHIKSCRSLHIMCQIPAVCSIVATVTEHMLGRDDGAKLPQTLTELVTQLLLRQVHLENEMFEGEEGTDAATLLEYKMDVIVRLSELAFTQLQQQCKLWLYEDDLMACGFRVGDATVYSVIFREIFCEEDCRLKTQQAPRVFGFAHLSVLEFLAAFFVIHCAASCNTEPLETFLRNTSRDQHSGQSGKNRKGVLSSIKHIFEISPSEKNNLQNESEDAAVSLGLLKSIVDRVVETADGHMDHFLRFLMGLCLESSQELLLGLLPETCPDLKKVVEYVRALLDTDIAPDRCISLLRSLAEVKDDGVHSDVQKNLRLRRPEEMQLSPAFCSTLAHQLLQSEEVVEELDLRKYNASDRGRRRLIPVVRCCRKAVLVGCELDGRSLERVILCVHSLHYPLRELDLSGSELQDSWMMTFSSQLKSATCRLETLRLSCCALTDTGCAFLSSVLSSPGCALRVLDLSHNQLQDKGAMLLSAQLDSPLCRLETLRISSCGFTDAGCVCLASAVRSPYSPLNELDLRGNHLKETTTQKLLITLQDPHCLLHTLRLDNAAILWVCLGPVQYASELTLDRDTAHRHLLLSDDLRQVTHSAEAQPHPARPQRFQHRPQVLCSQPLSHCRCYWETAWSQDGGVSIGVAYGSIHRKGWSQDQLLGYNDQSWCLFYSHGRYSAWHDRKQTVIPENRVPVQSEPKPGPTLDQSVSSPAPRAPISGPNRVGSRKLEQLAPHHFLSKRVGVYLDWLEGTLSFYSVSSDTLTRLHAFRAVFTEPVYPAFRLREMDSSLILC; this is encoded by the exons ATGGGGGACACGACCTCTAAGATGGGTCCATCTGGTATGAGTGTCCAGGGGCCCTCTGgtgctcctcacacacacaccgcactgtTTACAGGGCCTGGGGGCGTGGCGTTACAGAGTGACCTGTCTGAGGGCGTGGCGTTAAAGAGTGACCTGTCTGAGGAAGATGCTCCGTACTTCAGTTGTGAAGAGACGTCCACAGATGGCAG TGAGCCGCGGTCAGATGTGGCCCAGGAGCACGAGCCCCCcaggtgtggagtgtgtgagcaGGTGCTGCTGAAGGACCGGGTCATCCCCCCCTGTGGACACTGCGTCTGCGAGGAGTGCTCTGCTAGTACGACCCCAGAGCAGGCTGGGTCACGTGAAGACTCGGCCTGTCCTCTCTGCACTAAAGAGAAGA GGGCCATTGTTGTGCAGAGTGTAGTTCAGGATTACAAAGACCGACTGAAGAAGAGGTTTGAGCACATCAGGGATGGCGGAACACAGACACTCCTCCGCGACGTCTACGCTGagctccacagcacagagggggAGAGCGAGGAGGACCAGGCCGAGGAACACGAGGTCTGGAGGGTGGAACAAGCCTCCAAGGTCCAAACAGAACCGAGCGGAACCGCCGCCGCCGGGATCAGCTGCAACGACATCTTCAAAGCCTCGCCCGGGAGAGAGGCGTACGTCAAGACGGTGCTGACCACCGGCGTCGCTGGCGTCGGGAAAACCGTGTCCGTGCACAAGTTCGTCCTGGACTGGGCGGAGGGGCGGGCGAACCAGGACGTGGAGTTCGTGTTCGTGCTGCCGTTCCGGATCCTGAACCTGACGGAGCACACCTGGCGGAGCCTCCAACAGCTGCTGACGGAGCTGCACCCCGAGCTCGCCGAGCTCACGGACCCGCGGCTGTACGAGGAGTGTAAGGTGGTGCTGGTCCTCGACGGCCTGGACGAGAGTCAGCTGGCGCTGAGCTTCCAGCCCGGCTACGCGCTGTGCGACACCAACAGCTTCGCCGCCGTGGACGTGCTGGTCGCCAACCTCGTCCAGGGCAACCTGCTCCCGTCCGCTCACGTGTGGATCACGTCGCGACCGGCAGCGGCCGATCAGATCCCGGCGAAGTACGTCGACCGATACACAGAGATACGAGGCTTTCGTGACCCGCAGAAGGAGGAGTACCTCCGAAAAAGAATCGCAGATGAGCCCAAAGTCGATCAAATCATGTCTCACATTAAGTCATGCCGAAGCCTGCACATCATGTGCCAAATACCAGCGGTCTGTTCTATAGTCGCCACGGTGACTGAGCACATGCTGGGGCGGGACGACGGTGCGAAACTGCCCCAAACTCTGACCGAGCTGGTCACTCAGCTCCTGCTCAGGCAGGTGCATCTGGAGAACGAGATGtttgagggggaggagggaacTGACGCGGCGACGTTGCTGGAGTACAAGATGGACGTCATCGTGAGGCTCTCCGAGCTGGCCTTCacgcagctgcagcagcagtgcAAGCTGTGGCTGTACGAGGACGATCTCATGGCGTGCGGGTTTCGCGTGGGCGACGCCACCGTCTACTCGGTCATCTTCCGGGAGATCTTCTGCGAGGAGGACTGCCGGCTCAAGACGCAGCAGGCGCCGAGGGTGTTCGGCTTTGCCCACCTGAGCGTTCTGGAGTTCCTGGCCGCCTTCTTCGTGATCCACTGCGCCGCGAGCTGCAACACCGAGCCGCTGGAGACGTTCCTGCGGAACACGTCCAGAGATCAGCACAGCGGACAGTCTGGCAAGAACCGAAAGGGCGTCTTGTCCTCCATCAAACACATCTTTGAGATTAGCCCCTCGGAGAAGAACAACCTTCAGAACGAGAGCGAGGACGCCGCGGTCTCGCTGGGCCTGCTGAAGAGCATCGTGGACAGAGTAGTGGAGACCGCAGATGGACACATGGACCACTTCCTGCGTTTCCTCATGGGTCTGTGTCTGGAGTCCAGCCAGGAGCTCCTGCTAG GTCTGCTCCCGGAGACGTGTCCTGACCTGAAGAAGGTCGTGGAGTACGTCCGAGCGCTGCTGGACACAGACATCGCCCCGGACAGGTGTATCAGCCTCCTACGCAGCCTGGCGGAGGTGAAGGATGACGGCGTTCACTCGGACGTCCAGAAGAACCTGCGGTTGAGGAGGCCAGAGGAGATGCAGCTCTCTCCTGCATTCTGCTCAACACTGGCCCACCAGCTCTTGCAGTCTGAGGAG gtggtggaggagctgGACTTGAGGAAGTATAACGCATCAGATAGGGGACGCAGGAGGCTGATCCCAGTCGTGAGATGCTGCAGGAAGGCTGT CCTGGTTGGCTGTGAGCTTGACGGGAGGTCGCTGGAGAGGGTGATCTTGTGCGTCCACTCTCTGCACTACCCCCTGAGAGAGCTGGACCTGAGTGGGAGCGAGCTGCAGGACTCCTGGATGATGACATTCTCCAGCCAGCTCAAGAGCGCCACCTGCAGGCTGGAGACTCTCAG gttGTCCTGTTGTGCTCTCACAGACACAGGCTGTGCGTTCCTGTCGTCGGTGCTCAGTTCCCCCGGCTGCGCCCTCAGAGTGCTGGACCTCAGCCACAACCAGCTGCAGGACAAGGGAGCCATGCTGCTCTCCGCCCAGCTGGACAGCCCTCTCTGCAGATTGGAGACgctcag GATTTCGTCCTGTGGTTTCACCgatgctggctgtgtgtgtctggcctcGGCCGTGAGGTCTCCTTATTCTCCTCTGAATGAGCTGGACCTGAGAGGAAACCACCTGAAGGAGACCACCACCCAGAAACTACTGATCACGCTACAGGACCCACACTGCCTGCTACACACACTGAG GCTTGATAACGCTGCTATATTATGGGTGTGCCTGGGACCAGTGCAAT ACGCCAGTGAGCTCACTCTGGACCGTGACACGGCTCACCGCCACCTCCTCCTGTCCGACGACCTCAGACAGGTCACGCACTCGGCCGAGGCGCAGCCCCACCCGGCACGCCCCCAGCGGTTCCAGCACCGCCCCCAGGTGCTCTGCAGCCAGCCCCTGTCCCACTGCCGCTGCTACTGGGAGACCGCGTGGAGCCAAGATGGCGGCGTCTCCATAGGCGTGGCCTACGGGAGCATCCACAGGAAGGGGTGGAGTCAGGACCAGTTGCTAGGCTACAACGACCAGTCCTGGTGTCTGTTCTACTCTCACGGACGCTACTCGGCCTGGCACGACCGGAAGCAGACCGTCATCCCTGAGAACCGGGTTCCGGTGCAGTCGGAACCCAAACCCGGCCCGACCCTGGACCAATCAGTGTCCAGCCCAGCTCCACGGGCTCCCATCTCGGGTCCGAACAGAGTCGGAAGCAGGAAGCTGGAGCAGCTGGCCCCGCATCACTTCCTGTCCAAGAGAGTGGGCGTGTACCTGGACTGGCTGGAGGGGACTCTGTCCTTCTACAGTGTCTCCTCAGACACGCTGACGCGTCTGCACGCGTTCCGCGCGGTGTTCACAGAGCCCGTCTATCCCGCCTTCAGGCTCCGTGAAATGGACTCTTCGCTGATCCTGTGCTAG